The genomic region CGACTACGTGGACATCCCCGAATCTCCCGAGAAACTCGCCGAAGATCTCACCATGCTGGGCCTTAATGTGGAATCCCTTACTCATCGGGGTAATCCTCTCTCGGAATTATGTGTCGGAAAGGTTCTCTCCTGCGACCGCCACCCGGATGCGGACAAGCTGACTGTTTGCTCTGTCGACGTGGGGGAGGAGGAAAGCAAACAGATTGTCTGCGGCGCACCGAATGTCCGGGAGGGTCTGACCGTTTCCGTGATCCTGCCTGGGCGTCATCTTCCGGACGGAAGTCGCATCAAGAAGACAAAGTTGCGGGGAGTGAAGTCGGAGGGAATGATCTGTTCGAGCCAGGAAATGGCGCTAGGTCTGGAACATGAAGGGATTCTGGAAATGGAGGCCGGTCCTGCGGCAGGCACCCCTCTGTCGGATATCTTCGGGTGCGAGGACTGGATTCTGGACATCGATGTAACACCGAACCGGCCCGACCAGCTTGGCCATCTTGGCGTGGCACGCGAAGTCGCAGCTCTCTATGAAAGAGAGCTGCGTATTCCTGAGAGAGAGATCCCCGAGGATTTGCTGGAAGACAGTACTCCCTTCCCCGTAGAGATCGCAGCTGCTCAGGCTTGTCCCCGCTACATTGCCAGAACGATCTCGGGAGTCACCATCGCAGAAAGCCCGGAATGGATGCGGGAACGCCTGCAGGCTATCGGCCTTCGCCCCATCAACAATGTGGTGGATATCACGAACTATGTCCTTCATGAGACGGGTCACCCTCTACATGCTTTTGACAGGAAGAATCTGGAGGGAGACTGCATTAAGGTGCGTTTCGCGAAGAAGGGGGAAAAGGCCGTCACGCTGGAGGAGGAGAACATTCAACTCCGCCCTGAAGATCTTCTGATTACAGACGGAACTTCTGCCGTAGCCCTCGCAGGGGTGATGGGTTGCCTGAACTCCGGAGTATCTGAGTCGAGTGAGGACCTGGTTCTTGAGAGCGCTTGCTTCAATGCGTCCCGTATTCGTGCTACCCGCAAGCATCATGACATGAGCACGGATTCCTCCTATCGTTTCGAGCGGCAGGCTGACTTCGAGATGACAGACTTTGCCAGTTCCCGCGCCAGTCGCCTGATTCTGGACATCGCAGGGGGGCGTCTGTCGAGAGCGGTTACGGATCTCAAACCAGAGAAACCGGAAGAGAAGGTCATCCTCCTTCGTCGATCCCGGGTGAAGACTCTTCTGGGCCTGGATCTGGATTGCGGGAAACTTGCCAACCTTCTTCTGCGTTTTCAGATTCCTTCAGAAGTGGAGGGAGACGATTTGAGAGTAAAGGTTCCTTCTTTCAGGAGAGACCTTTTGGAGGAAATCGACCTGATTGAAGAAGTTGCCCGGCTATACGGATACGGATCTCTTCCTGAGGAAAATCTGCAAAGCAACCAGATGCATTCCTCGAAGAGCAAGAGAGAGAAGCTTCGGGACAGGATCCACAGAGCCATGACCGGGCTCTCTTTCACGGAATTGATGACCAGCAGTTTCATGGATGAGCGAAGCCTGGACCAGATGAAACTTCCCGCAGAGGATCCTCGACGCTCTTTGGTCACTCTCCGAAATCCTCTGGTCAGTTTCAATGAGAAGATGCGCAGCAGTCTTCTTCCCGGAATGCTCGATGTTCTGAAACTCAATGTTCATCGGGATGAAGACCAGTTACGACTCTATCAACTGTCTCGAGTCTATCTCGCCGGGGAAGAGAAGTTGCCGGAGGAGCCGGAACACCTTTCCCTTCTTGCCACGGGACTTCGCGCTCCCGAACACTGGAGCGAAAAGAGTAAGGCCTTTGACTCCAGCGATCTGCTCGGGATCACCCTCTCTCTCTTCCGTTCCCTGGGAGTTCCTGTCAGTGTGGAATACGAGAGCGGGGAGAGCTTCTTTGCGCCCGGGCAGGGTTTCCGGATTATCGGTTCAGAAGGTGCCAGGCTTGGAGAGGGGGGACTGCTTCGGGCTTCCCTTCTCTCGGATCTCAAGCAGAAATTGACGATCTACTGGATGGACCTCTCTCTGGAGAAGATTCTGGAGGAGGAACATTCACATCCTGCTCATCAGGAGATTCCCTCGTATCCGCCACTTCGCAGGGATCTGGCACTGATTCTCCCGGAGTCTCTACGCTGGGAAGCCGTCGAGAAGGTGATTAAGGAAAAAGGGGGAAAAAGCTTGGAAAACCTCTACCTCTTTGACGTATACTCTGGCCGTGGCATCCCTGAAGGTACAAGAAGTTGCGCCGTTCGTTTGAGGTTCCGCTCGAAGGATGGAACGCTTCAGGATGAGAAAGTGGATCGCCAGATCCGGAAGATTCTGAAGACGCTGAAAGACACACTGGGTGTAGACCTGAGATCCTGATTGCTCAAGAGGTGAATCGTGGCAGAGACGACGAGTTTCCAATTGCTCGAAGACAAGATCACCCGTGCCATCGACAAGATCGCTGACCTGAAATCGGAAAACAGCGAACTTCAGAAACGCATGAAGGTTCTGGAGAAGGAAAAGGCCGCCCTGACGAAGACCGTGGCCCGGATGGGGAAGCAACCTGTCAGTAAGGGTTCTGATCTCGATGTGAATAAGCTCAGGAACAAGGTAGATTCCCTTCTGGGGAAACTGGACGAATTGAACCTCTAGGAGAGCGATGAGCCAGGAAGATACCGCGCGCGCTGTCAAGGTCACGATCTATGGAAACCAGTATCGGGTGCGAGGCGATGCGGATGAAAAATACATCCAGGGGATTGCCGATTACGTGGATCAGACGATGCGTTCCATTGCAAAAGGCGGGCATCATATTTCCCCGACTCGGATCGCGATTCTTGCGGCCTTCAACATCGCTGACGAGATGTTTCGCAGTAGCGGAGTCGAGGAAGACGGGGTCGTGGCAAACCCGGAAGACACCGGCAGACTCCTCAAACTCTTTGAAGGCCTGGAAGAGTGACATTCACTTGCTCCCTGATAAGGAAGCTGGTATACTTGGTTTAATTCCCTACCTGGTTCGTGTGGGAAGTAAGTATTTGAGCCAACACATCGGCCTTGGAAGATCAAATACCGGAAAGGAAAGGGAGCTCTCGAGATTCCCGAGCTTTGCGTGAGATCATCCACTTTGTTAGAAGGCCCAAGTCTATTCTCTCACACGGCCAAGAGTGGGGAATTTTTCTGTCCAGGAACTCTCCACGACCCTTCGTCGCTTTTCTGCCCGAAGCAAAGGTGCAGGTGAAGAATGAGAGTCCTCTTCCTTGCGGATATCATGGGGTCTCCGGGCCGTAAGGTATTGCGCCATTTCCTTCCCCTTCTCATTGATCAGCGGAAGCCGGATCTCGTGATTGCCAATGCCGAGAATGCTGCTGGTGGTGGTGGACTCACGCGGTCCGTCGCCAGAGAGATCTTTGATGCCGGGGCTCAAGTCCTGACGGGTGGAAACCACAGTTGGGATCAGAAAGAAGGGGTGGCCCTTCTGGACGAGGATGATCGGGTCCTTCGCCCTCATAACTACCCGGAGGATAATCCTGGTAGCGGCCTCCATTCCCTGCCACTAGCTGACGGCCAGTTCTTTCACATTCTGAATCTTCAGGGTCGGGTATTTATGCAAGCACTTTCTTGCCCCTTTCGGCTTGCTGACAAGGTTCTCGCCAAGCTGGAAGGCCCCGTCTTTGTCGATATTCACGCAGAGGCCAGTAGTGAAAAGGTCGCCTTGGCCCGCTATCTTGATGGTCGTGTGAGTGCTGTCATCGGCACTCATACCCATGTTCAAACCTCCGATGCCCGTATCCTTCAGCGAGGGACCGCTTTTCTCTGTGATGCCGGGATGACCGGGCCTCATGACAGTGTGATCGGAATGAAGGAAGAAAGCGTTCTTCCACGCTTCCTTCTTCAAACCCCTCACCGATTTGAGGTGGCCAAGGGCGGTCTTCGCCTTCAGGGCGTCCTCCTGGACATCGATCTCTCCAGCGCGAAAGCCCTTTCCATTGAAACCGTGGATCTCCCCCTGGAGGACTCGCCATGATACTCCTGGATGGCAAGGCACTTCGAGACAGAATTCTTGCAGACATAGCCTCCGCACTGGAGAACGAAGAAGAGAAGCCCGGCCTGGCGGTGGTGCAGGTGGGAGAAGATCCGGCCAGTTCGGTTTACATTCGAAACAAGATTGCTGCCTGTTCGAAAACGGGGATTCGGTCAAGACATCTTCACCTCCCTGATGACTGCTCTCAAGGTGAACTGAATCGAAATCTCAGAGAGCTTAGCCAGGATTCTCTGGTTCATGGCATCCTTCTGCAACTGCCATTGCCTACTGGCCTCAGTGATTCAGAAGCGATGAGCGCTCTGGATCCCGAGAAGGATGTTGATGGTTTCCATCCTCATAATCTTGGTCGCCTCCTGAGTTCTGAAGAAGCTCCCCGCCCCTGTACCCCTGCGGGAATCGTGGAGCTTCTCAGGAGCGAGGGAATTGAAACCCGAGGCAAGGAAGTTGTCATTCTTGGGCGGAGCCTTATTGTCGGAAAACCTGCGGCTCTTCTGTTTCTTGAAAAGCACAGCTTTGGCGATGCAACCGTTACGATTTGTCACAGTCGAAGTAAGAATCTTGCAGAGATTACTCGCAGGGCGGATATCCTTGTGGCGGCCATCGGCAAGGCTCATTTTCTTGACAAGGAGATGGTCAAAAAGGGTGCTGTGATTCTGGATGTGGGAATTAACCGGATGGAAGATCCTCGCAAGAAGAGCGGCTACCGGCTGGTCGGTGATTGCAACCCAGAGGGAATGGACGGCCATGTTTCGGCAATGACCCCGGTTCCCGGGGGCGTCGGCCCCATGACCATTGCCCAGCTGATGAGGAACACCTATGAGGCCTGGCTCAGGCAGACAGGCAGGAGCCGGCCTCATGAGTGAGCACACCGCATTTCTTGCAGACTTTGAAAACTACCTTTCCGGACTTCTTGGACCCGTCTCCATGTCTCACCCGACCCTTCACGCAGCGATGACCTATTCGCTCCTTTCTCCCGGTAAAAGACTTCGCCCCCGACTGGTTCAGGCCGTTTCCCTTCTCGGGGAGGATCCCGGTGAATCGCTGTTGCCGGCAGCAGCAGCCGTGGAATGCCTCCACAGTTATTCGCTCATCCATGATGATTTGCCGGCGATTGATAACGACGATTATCGAAGGGGGCAGGCAAGTTGTCATCGGCAGTTCGGAGAGGCCATGGCGATTCTTGCTGGCGACGCATTGCAGGCACTCGCTTTTGAGTCTCTCACGAGAGCTCTTTCTCATGCCAGTCTGGACAAGACTTCGTCCCTGGAGATCATCAATCGCTTTTCCCGTATGGCCGGAATGACAGAACTGGTGGGAGGGCAGGCTGCAGACATGGAGCCGATTCCTTCGTTTCCCGAAGAGGAACTTCTTCCCTGGATCCATGGGCGGAAGACTGCGGCGATGATCCGTTTTTGCTTCTCTCTGGGGGCTTCCCTTGCAGGAGTCAAGGCAGATCTCCTGCATCAGTTGGAGAGTGCTGGAGAGGCATTGGGTCTGGCATTTCAGGCCGTGGACGATTGCCTGGACAAGAGTGCTGATGCCGGAATCCTGGGGAAGACTCCGGGCAAAGATGCAGAACAGGGGAAGCTGACTTATGTCAAGGTTCTGGGTCTCGACCGTGCCCGGGAGGCCGCACAGGGTTTTCACCAGAAGGGTCTGGACATGATCCCTGACTCAATAGAGGCAGCGCCCCTTCGGGAATTGGCTCGTCTTATGGTGGACCGGGATTTCTGATGTTAATCTTTCCTGTCATTGCAACGGGCCTTCTTGCTCAAACCATGAAGGGCTTTTCACGGCTTTCTGGACAGGGTCGCTTCAGGCTGGGTCGTCTGGGGGACTTTGAGAGTTTTCCGAATTTCCATGCCCTGCTCTCCGGTGCCCTCTGTGGACAGCTTGCCCAGGATCCCGGACTTGGAACTCCGGCTTTCACACTTGCCGCAATCATCACGGTCATTATCCTGTATGACAACTCCGGTGTGAAACGGGCTGCAGGGAAACAGGCAGAAACCCTTAACCGGATTCTCACTCTCTCGAAGGGGGAGTGGCGTAGGCTGATCGTCCTCGGGCAAAGTCCGCTCAGGAGCTGGCTGGCAGCCATTCTGGGGGCAGGAATCTCACTGGCTCTGGAAGAATGCTGCCTTGCTCTGGGTCTGGGCACTTGATAAGCTAAGTAAGAGGAATGGAATGATTCTGGAAACCATACAATCACCTCATGATGTCGCTGCGCTGAGTCTTGAGCAGTTGGAATTGCTTGCTGGTGAAATCCGTCAGGAGATCATTCGAGTTTGCGCCCATAATGGAGGGCATCTGGCTGCGAGCCTTGGCGCAGTGGATATCGCTGTGGCCGCTCATTATGTGTTTCCCAGTGAAAGCACTCGTATGGTTTGGGACACAGGCCATCAGGCCTACGCCCACAAGCTCATGACGGGCAGGCGAGAGTCCTTTTCGACAATTCGGACAAGGGACGGTCTTAGTGGTTTTCTGAAGCGCTCGGAAAGCCCCTATGACCATTTTGGAGCAGGCCACGCCTGCACAGCCCTGAGTGCCGCTCTTGGCTTTTCAGCTTCCGCAAGACTTCAGGGCAGGGATCGAATGAACATTGCGCTTCTCGGAGACGGAGCCGCGACGGGAGGTCTTGTGTATGAGGCGATCAACAACACTCAGGCACATGGAAGCAAGCTCCTCGTAATTCTCAATGACAATGAGATGTCCATCTCCCCAAATGTCGGAGCCATAACTCGGGTACTCACTCGCCTTACTTCCACCCGCAGCTTTCTGAATCTTGAGGGCGGCACCTGGAGAGCTCTCGGGCGCATTCCGAAGATCGGAAGACTGCTGAGAACGCTGGCCAGTCGTGCGAAGCAAGGGCTGAAGCACCTGATCTTCCCGGGGAATTTCTTTGAGGATTTCGGTTTTAAATACTACGGACCTCTCGATGGCCATGATCTTTCCCTCCTGGTGCGAACCATGCGACAGTTGCGGGAAATCCAGCATCCGGTGATTCTCCATGTCCTGACGAACAAGGGCAAGGGCTACGATCTTGCCGAAGAGAACCCCGCCAAGTATCACGGCTTTGCGCCCTTTGACCCGGAAACCGGAAGCAGTCTGGGAGCTTCCCCTTCTGCTCCCAGTTATACGGAAGTGTTTGGCGAAGCCCTTCTTCAAATGGGACACGAGGATTCTACGGTCACCTGCATCAGTGCCGCCATGCCTGCGGGAACGGGAACGGACCGTTTTGCCGAAGCCTTCCCGGAGCGGTTTTTTGATGTGGGAATCGCAGAGCCGCATGCGGTGACTTTTGCGGCAGGCCTTGCTGCCGACGGCTTGCGCCCGGTGGTAGCCATCTATTCAACTTTCCTGCAGCGGGCTTTTGACATGATCTATCACGATGTCGCCCTGCAGGGTCTTCCGGTCATATTCGCCCTCGACCGAGCGGGCATT from Candidatus Krumholzibacteriia bacterium harbors:
- the pheT gene encoding phenylalanine--tRNA ligase subunit beta, yielding MLISMNWLRDYVDIPESPEKLAEDLTMLGLNVESLTHRGNPLSELCVGKVLSCDRHPDADKLTVCSVDVGEEESKQIVCGAPNVREGLTVSVILPGRHLPDGSRIKKTKLRGVKSEGMICSSQEMALGLEHEGILEMEAGPAAGTPLSDIFGCEDWILDIDVTPNRPDQLGHLGVAREVAALYERELRIPEREIPEDLLEDSTPFPVEIAAAQACPRYIARTISGVTIAESPEWMRERLQAIGLRPINNVVDITNYVLHETGHPLHAFDRKNLEGDCIKVRFAKKGEKAVTLEEENIQLRPEDLLITDGTSAVALAGVMGCLNSGVSESSEDLVLESACFNASRIRATRKHHDMSTDSSYRFERQADFEMTDFASSRASRLILDIAGGRLSRAVTDLKPEKPEEKVILLRRSRVKTLLGLDLDCGKLANLLLRFQIPSEVEGDDLRVKVPSFRRDLLEEIDLIEEVARLYGYGSLPEENLQSNQMHSSKSKREKLRDRIHRAMTGLSFTELMTSSFMDERSLDQMKLPAEDPRRSLVTLRNPLVSFNEKMRSSLLPGMLDVLKLNVHRDEDQLRLYQLSRVYLAGEEKLPEEPEHLSLLATGLRAPEHWSEKSKAFDSSDLLGITLSLFRSLGVPVSVEYESGESFFAPGQGFRIIGSEGARLGEGGLLRASLLSDLKQKLTIYWMDLSLEKILEEEHSHPAHQEIPSYPPLRRDLALILPESLRWEAVEKVIKEKGGKSLENLYLFDVYSGRGIPEGTRSCAVRLRFRSKDGTLQDEKVDRQIRKILKTLKDTLGVDLRS
- a CDS encoding cell division protein ZapB — its product is MAETTSFQLLEDKITRAIDKIADLKSENSELQKRMKVLEKEKAALTKTVARMGKQPVSKGSDLDVNKLRNKVDSLLGKLDELNL
- a CDS encoding cell division protein ZapA, yielding MSQEDTARAVKVTIYGNQYRVRGDADEKYIQGIADYVDQTMRSIAKGGHHISPTRIAILAAFNIADEMFRSSGVEEDGVVANPEDTGRLLKLFEGLEE
- a CDS encoding TIGR00282 family metallophosphoesterase gives rise to the protein MRVLFLADIMGSPGRKVLRHFLPLLIDQRKPDLVIANAENAAGGGGLTRSVAREIFDAGAQVLTGGNHSWDQKEGVALLDEDDRVLRPHNYPEDNPGSGLHSLPLADGQFFHILNLQGRVFMQALSCPFRLADKVLAKLEGPVFVDIHAEASSEKVALARYLDGRVSAVIGTHTHVQTSDARILQRGTAFLCDAGMTGPHDSVIGMKEESVLPRFLLQTPHRFEVAKGGLRLQGVLLDIDLSSAKALSIETVDLPLEDSP
- the folD gene encoding bifunctional methylenetetrahydrofolate dehydrogenase/methenyltetrahydrofolate cyclohydrolase FolD; translated protein: MILLDGKALRDRILADIASALENEEEKPGLAVVQVGEDPASSVYIRNKIAACSKTGIRSRHLHLPDDCSQGELNRNLRELSQDSLVHGILLQLPLPTGLSDSEAMSALDPEKDVDGFHPHNLGRLLSSEEAPRPCTPAGIVELLRSEGIETRGKEVVILGRSLIVGKPAALLFLEKHSFGDATVTICHSRSKNLAEITRRADILVAAIGKAHFLDKEMVKKGAVILDVGINRMEDPRKKSGYRLVGDCNPEGMDGHVSAMTPVPGGVGPMTIAQLMRNTYEAWLRQTGRSRPHE
- a CDS encoding polyprenyl synthetase family protein, producing MSEHTAFLADFENYLSGLLGPVSMSHPTLHAAMTYSLLSPGKRLRPRLVQAVSLLGEDPGESLLPAAAAVECLHSYSLIHDDLPAIDNDDYRRGQASCHRQFGEAMAILAGDALQALAFESLTRALSHASLDKTSSLEIINRFSRMAGMTELVGGQAADMEPIPSFPEEELLPWIHGRKTAAMIRFCFSLGASLAGVKADLLHQLESAGEALGLAFQAVDDCLDKSADAGILGKTPGKDAEQGKLTYVKVLGLDRAREAAQGFHQKGLDMIPDSIEAAPLRELARLMVDRDF
- a CDS encoding divergent PAP2 family protein, translating into MLIFPVIATGLLAQTMKGFSRLSGQGRFRLGRLGDFESFPNFHALLSGALCGQLAQDPGLGTPAFTLAAIITVIILYDNSGVKRAAGKQAETLNRILTLSKGEWRRLIVLGQSPLRSWLAAILGAGISLALEECCLALGLGT
- the dxs gene encoding 1-deoxy-D-xylulose-5-phosphate synthase, with translation MILETIQSPHDVAALSLEQLELLAGEIRQEIIRVCAHNGGHLAASLGAVDIAVAAHYVFPSESTRMVWDTGHQAYAHKLMTGRRESFSTIRTRDGLSGFLKRSESPYDHFGAGHACTALSAALGFSASARLQGRDRMNIALLGDGAATGGLVYEAINNTQAHGSKLLVILNDNEMSISPNVGAITRVLTRLTSTRSFLNLEGGTWRALGRIPKIGRLLRTLASRAKQGLKHLIFPGNFFEDFGFKYYGPLDGHDLSLLVRTMRQLREIQHPVILHVLTNKGKGYDLAEENPAKYHGFAPFDPETGSSLGASPSAPSYTEVFGEALLQMGHEDSTVTCISAAMPAGTGTDRFAEAFPERFFDVGIAEPHAVTFAAGLAADGLRPVVAIYSTFLQRAFDMIYHDVALQGLPVIFALDRAGIVGEDGPTHHGVLDLSYLRMIPGMVIMAPSDELELHRMMKTAQHYRKSPLAIRYPRDRGLGIDIPEQLSPLEIGKSRTLREGSKIHLWAIGSMVRPALEAASCLESRGFDPLVVDARFAEPLDRTRLLEEASKADLLVTVEENSSRGGFGEGVLACFREADMDAPSHLLLSLPHGFSPQGTRKEILAEAGLDASGIASSIEKALEKNPRFMETGVGGKS